In the genome of Tannockella kyphosi, one region contains:
- a CDS encoding DUF402 domain-containing protein: MLDSITGKKVLIHCYKHDGSVHRSWSKGFVLEETPDHFIVINNKTLVTESDGRMWHTREPAICYFPKNKWYNVICMIRKTGVYYYCNIASPTLYDGQALKYIDYDLDLKVFPDQKYRILDEEEYRVHAKQMNYSSQLDQILKKQLEILIELAKNQEGPFKKSFTEHWYHIYQDLTEH, from the coding sequence ATGTTAGATTCAATCACTGGAAAGAAAGTATTAATCCATTGTTATAAACACGATGGGAGTGTCCATCGTAGTTGGTCAAAGGGATTTGTATTAGAAGAAACACCAGATCACTTTATTGTTATCAATAATAAAACATTAGTGACCGAATCAGATGGGCGTATGTGGCATACCAGAGAGCCTGCTATTTGTTATTTTCCAAAGAATAAATGGTATAATGTTATTTGTATGATTCGTAAAACTGGGGTATATTACTATTGTAATATTGCATCACCGACATTGTATGATGGACAAGCTTTAAAATATATTGATTATGATTTGGATTTAAAGGTATTCCCTGATCAAAAGTATCGTATTCTAGATGAAGAAGAATATCGTGTACACGCTAAACAAATGAATTATTCATCTCAATTAGATCAAATATTAAAAAAACAATTAGAGATACTTATTGAATTAGCTAAAAATCAGGAAGGTCCTTTTAAAAAGAGCTTTACAGAACATTGGTATCATATATACCAAGATTTAACTGAACATTAG
- a CDS encoding glycerophosphodiester phosphodiesterase, with amino-acid sequence MKKKIGIGFLVIIMVYALLQVVPYGSGVETTPFKVEQGEAPLVIAHGGAKLLYPENTVYAFENVYDMGVDVLETDLCLTADGQLITHHNLTIDDYTNYSGYVNDYTYDELKEMNYGYNFESLDGEYVYRDTTDEELLAQLVPMEVQDMFTRYGTDVLYIMEIKDDGENGKIAADLLNEYIVTYGLQEYVCVASFDEETLAYFNEIKDPSIITSMDEPTAYDFIISNLVGYGFFMDFDAAGLQLPLEQSGIDLTNFYVMYKIHHNNMFVHYWTINDYDDMIMLIEKGADGIITDRPDLLFEALEEMGY; translated from the coding sequence TGGGATAGGGTTTCTTGTAATAATCATGGTTTATGCTTTGTTACAAGTAGTTCCTTATGGAAGTGGAGTTGAAACTACACCATTTAAAGTGGAACAAGGCGAAGCACCTTTGGTTATTGCCCATGGTGGAGCAAAATTATTATATCCAGAAAATACGGTTTATGCTTTTGAAAATGTATATGATATGGGTGTAGATGTATTAGAAACAGATTTATGTTTAACAGCAGATGGACAATTGATTACTCATCATAATTTAACAATTGATGATTATACAAATTATAGTGGTTATGTTAATGATTATACATATGATGAATTAAAAGAGATGAATTATGGTTATAATTTTGAATCTTTAGATGGAGAATATGTATATAGAGATACTACAGATGAAGAATTATTAGCACAATTAGTACCAATGGAAGTACAAGATATGTTTACTCGTTATGGAACAGATGTTTTATATATTATGGAAATCAAAGATGATGGAGAAAATGGAAAAATAGCTGCTGATTTATTAAATGAGTATATTGTTACTTATGGGTTACAAGAATATGTTTGTGTTGCTTCTTTTGATGAAGAAACATTAGCTTATTTTAATGAGATTAAGGATCCTAGTATTATTACTTCGATGGATGAACCAACTGCTTATGATTTTATTATTTCGAATTTAGTAGGATATGGATTCTTTATGGATTTTGATGCAGCAGGATTACAATTACCGTTAGAACAATCAGGAATTGATTTAACAAACTTTTATGTAATGTATAAAATACATCACAATAATATGTTTGTTCATTATTGGACAATTAATGATTATGATGACATGATTATGTTAATTGAAAAAGGGGCTGATGGAATTATTACGGATCGTCCTGATTTGTTATTTGAAGCTTTAGAAGAAATGGGTTATTAA
- a CDS encoding acetate/propionate family kinase, producing the protein MAKVIAVNAGSSSLKFQLFEMNDESVITSGVVERIGFEDAIFTIKYSGKKEVKTLPIKDHKVAVHLLLDTLIENKIVDSLEDIKGVGHRVVQGGAYYDKSVVINDQVVAHIDELKKLAPLHNPAHLTGYYAFKEAIPSAGAVAVFDTAFHQTLEPRCFIYPIPYKFYEEHNVRKYGAHGTSHYYVSQRAIDLLGNPEESKIIVAHLGAGGSLSAVKNGKSLNTSMGFTPLAGIMMGTRSGDLDPSVLDYLIEVVGMDMKELITMLNKESGLLGVSGVSSDFRDIQQAANEGNERAQLAIDIFYRRVIAYIGRYFVALGGVDAICFTAGIGENSAFARKGIIDLLTDAFGIVLDDDANENGSGERLITKPESKVKIYVIPTNEELVIARDTNRLLEL; encoded by the coding sequence ATGGCAAAAGTTATTGCAGTAAACGCTGGTAGCTCTTCTCTTAAATTTCAATTATTTGAAATGAATGATGAATCAGTTATCACATCTGGTGTAGTAGAAAGAATTGGTTTCGAAGATGCTATCTTCACAATTAAATATAGTGGTAAAAAAGAAGTTAAAACATTACCAATTAAAGATCATAAAGTAGCTGTACATTTATTATTGGATACATTAATTGAAAATAAAATTGTAGACTCTTTAGAAGACATTAAAGGTGTAGGACATCGAGTAGTTCAAGGTGGAGCATATTATGATAAGTCAGTAGTAATTAATGATCAAGTAGTAGCTCATATTGATGAATTGAAAAAGTTAGCTCCGTTACATAACCCAGCTCACTTAACTGGATATTATGCTTTTAAAGAAGCAATTCCTTCAGCTGGTGCTGTTGCAGTATTTGATACTGCATTCCACCAAACATTGGAACCAAGATGTTTTATCTATCCAATCCCTTACAAATTCTATGAAGAACATAACGTACGTAAGTATGGAGCACATGGAACTAGTCATTACTATGTTTCTCAACGTGCTATTGATTTATTAGGAAATCCTGAAGAATCAAAAATAATTGTTGCTCATTTAGGTGCTGGTGGTTCATTAAGTGCGGTTAAAAATGGAAAATCTTTAAATACTTCTATGGGATTCACTCCATTAGCTGGTATTATGATGGGAACTCGTTCAGGAGATTTAGATCCTTCGGTATTAGACTATTTAATTGAAGTAGTTGGTATGGATATGAAAGAGTTAATTACAATGTTAAATAAAGAATCTGGATTATTAGGAGTTTCTGGTGTATCTAGTGATTTCCGTGATATTCAACAAGCTGCCAACGAAGGTAATGAAAGAGCTCAATTAGCGATTGATATTTTCTATCGTCGTGTTATTGCTTATATAGGACGTTACTTTGTAGCTTTAGGTGGTGTTGATGCTATTTGTTTCACTGCTGGTATTGGTGAAAATTCAGCGTTTGCTAGAAAAGGTATTATCGATTTATTAACAGATGCTTTTGGTATCGTATTAGATGATGATGCAAATGAAAATGGTTCAGGAGAACGTTTAATTACGAAACCGGAATCAAAAGTTAAAATCTATGTAATTCCTACAAATGAAGAATTAGTTATCGCAAGAGATACTAATCGTTTATTAGAACTATAA
- a CDS encoding energy-coupled thiamine transporter ThiT: MKFELTTKNMVYVAIFAGLQLVLEFLTQLTPQMPQGGNISFSLVVIILCSYLMSWSYGVLVSLVCLGLHFVLGFATYYGMASLMFDYVIPMILVGLTGIIPLVHIKNKIFPISIIIIMVLKTISHLLSGWYAFQTPLIGNLTYNLPYNIATCIACYILFILLYPRLKNQFKK; the protein is encoded by the coding sequence ATGAAATTTGAATTAACAACAAAAAACATGGTTTATGTAGCAATTTTTGCAGGGCTACAATTGGTGTTAGAATTTTTAACACAATTAACACCACAAATGCCACAAGGAGGAAATATCTCATTTTCATTAGTAGTTATTATTTTATGTAGTTATTTAATGTCTTGGAGTTATGGGGTATTGGTGTCGTTAGTATGTTTAGGATTACATTTTGTATTAGGATTTGCAACTTATTATGGAATGGCATCATTGATGTTTGACTATGTGATTCCAATGATTTTAGTTGGATTAACTGGAATAATTCCACTAGTACATATTAAAAATAAAATATTTCCGATAAGTATTATAATTATCATGGTGTTAAAAACAATAAGTCATTTATTATCAGGGTGGTATGCATTCCAAACACCACTTATTGGGAATTTAACATACAATTTACCATATAATATTGCAACATGTATTGCTTGTTATATTTTATTTATTTTATTATATCCAAGATTAAAAAATCAGTTTAAAAAATAG